Genomic window (Mycolicibacterium smegmatis):
CGACGACTAGCAGATCTAGATCCCGCCGCCGATCTGACGTTTGCGACGCAGCGGCATGGGCGCGACCGCACCGGGTGCGAGTTTGCGCGCGCTGATCAGGAAGGCCGTGTGGCCGCGCATGGTGTGCTGCGGCCGCACCGCGAGCCCCACGACGTGCCAGCCGCGCTGCATGCTCTCCCAGGCGCGGGGCTCGGTCCAGCACTGCTGCTCGCGCAGCGCCTCGACGGCCCGTGACAGCTGCGTGACGGTGGCGACGTAGATCATCAGGACGCCGCCTGCCACCAGCGCGCGCGAGACCGCGGGCAGCACCTCCCACGGCGCCAGCATGTCGAGCACGACGCGGTCCATCTCGGGTCCGTCGTAGTCGGACACGTCGCCGATCACCAGGTTCCAGTTGGCCGGCCGCTCGCCGAAGAATGTGACGACGTTGCGCTCGGCGTGCACGGCGTGGTCGTCGCGCACCTCGTAGGACGTCACGCTGCCCTCAGGGCCGACGGCGCGCAGCAACGAGCACGTCAGCGCACCAGAGCCGGCGCCGGCCTCAAGAACGCGCGCACCCGGGAAGATGTCGCCCTCGTGCACGATCTGGGCCGCGTCCTTGGGGTAGATCACCTGGGCGCCGCGCGGCATCGACATCACGTAGTCGACCAGCAGAGGCCGCAGCACCAGGAACTGGTCGCCGTTGGTGGACTTGACGACGCTGCCCTCGGGCAATCCGATCACGTCGTCGAACGCGATGATGCCGCGATGGGTGTGGAACTCGCCGCCGTGGTTGAGCACCATGGTGTAGTGCCTGCCCTTCGCGTCGGTGAGTTGAACGCGGTCACCTTCAGCGAACGGCCCGGTCGGTCTGTTTCCTGCCACGCATTCAGCCTGCCAGCACACGCGACGGGCCCGGTGCGCGGGGTTCCACAATTTTGTCGGC
Coding sequences:
- a CDS encoding tRNA (adenine-N1)-methyltransferase — protein: MAGNRPTGPFAEGDRVQLTDAKGRHYTMVLNHGGEFHTHRGIIAFDDVIGLPEGSVVKSTNGDQFLVLRPLLVDYVMSMPRGAQVIYPKDAAQIVHEGDIFPGARVLEAGAGSGALTCSLLRAVGPEGSVTSYEVRDDHAVHAERNVVTFFGERPANWNLVIGDVSDYDGPEMDRVVLDMLAPWEVLPAVSRALVAGGVLMIYVATVTQLSRAVEALREQQCWTEPRAWESMQRGWHVVGLAVRPQHTMRGHTAFLISARKLAPGAVAPMPLRRKRQIGGGI